The following coding sequences lie in one Treponema socranskii subsp. buccale genomic window:
- the pgmB gene encoding beta-phosphoglucomutase has translation MNDMDAFVFSTEDCSRKAVGRNETLFTAANGYLGLRGDYEEKEGCLHKGTYINGFYDTEPISYGEIAYGYAKNHETMLNLPDPKRIELAVNGKPFSTLRGVQSFRMFSDLKTGVMTRTVRRTEGEVSYSVRAERLVSFTHKTCAAIRYTVTALCSAGSPLSVSLTSGIDTSVSNISAKEDPRIGAKFSSRPLIVDSRSSKNGSLSFSAHTRSSALSLYGTVMQSLSINGIDIAPVKTTEADGVYETYDFSLKAGESAVLVKFISYDTASAQKSAAEAQSFAKAGFAHAENEQRSYLSHFWKTAYMHIDGGSDDEKAVNFNIFHLLQSVGKDGRTSIAAKGLTAEGYEGHYFWDSEAYVSPVFTYIRPDIARSLFAYRAYTLPLAKERAAEMSLKGALYPWRTISGRETSAYYPAGTAQYHIDADIVFALQRYLTAAGCPSDDSDPLTKDDICAVAVETARMWMSLGSRIPEKGGRFCINEVTGPDEYSACVDNNAYTNLMARENLLIGIAIAKKYGAASDAEIAQWQSAADNMYIPFDSAAGIYPQDDSFMTRSDWDFENTPKQNYPLLLHYHPLVIYRHRVLKQPDLVLAQFLLSNRFGRAEKIRNFLFYEKYTTGDSSLSCCIQCIAACEAFDIPKAQSYFNQTVRMDIADINGNTKDGIHTACMAGSWMAVVYGFAGFRDYGGNWSFNPQLPSSWHGLSFSLCIRDTVLEVGFTKECASYTLRTNGARTGDAGTRERDVQTDGNRNDALHGTKSSELKLTHRNTTFTLHIGETKEFDLRPALKAVLFDLDGVITDTAELHFRAWKALAEKYSLTFDRSMSGRMSGRSRIDSLDLLLAENNVSWTQERRAAAADEKNGFYVASLSTLTPNDILPGVTKLIDDLKKRGIKCVLASASKNAPLVLKKLGLAKCFDAVVDPAAVQKGKPEPDIYIKAAELSGEWYTDCIGIEDAQSGIDAIKKAGMQAVGIGKSLRGADILVGDTTELSADFLISKLC, from the coding sequence ATGAACGATATGGATGCTTTTGTTTTTTCTACCGAAGACTGCAGTCGAAAGGCGGTCGGCCGCAACGAAACGCTGTTCACTGCGGCAAACGGATATCTCGGTCTCCGCGGCGATTACGAAGAAAAAGAGGGATGTCTGCACAAAGGCACATATATAAACGGATTTTACGACACGGAACCGATATCGTACGGCGAGATCGCGTACGGTTATGCAAAAAACCACGAAACGATGCTCAACCTGCCCGACCCGAAACGCATCGAACTCGCGGTGAACGGAAAACCGTTTTCGACGCTCCGCGGCGTACAGTCCTTCCGCATGTTTTCGGATCTAAAGACGGGCGTCATGACACGCACGGTACGCCGTACGGAGGGAGAAGTTTCGTACTCGGTACGCGCCGAACGCCTCGTTTCGTTTACGCATAAAACCTGCGCCGCGATCCGATACACCGTCACGGCCTTGTGCTCCGCCGGATCGCCTCTTTCGGTATCCCTTACGAGCGGCATCGATACGAGCGTTTCGAATATATCGGCGAAAGAGGATCCGCGTATCGGCGCAAAATTTTCGTCCCGCCCGCTCATCGTCGATTCCCGCTCTTCGAAAAACGGAAGCCTTTCGTTTTCGGCGCATACGCGTTCAAGCGCGCTTTCGCTCTACGGTACCGTTATGCAATCGCTTTCGATAAACGGGATCGATATCGCTCCGGTAAAAACAACGGAAGCGGACGGTGTTTACGAAACGTACGATTTTTCATTAAAAGCCGGAGAAAGTGCCGTCCTTGTAAAATTCATTTCATACGACACCGCGTCCGCACAAAAGAGCGCGGCGGAAGCGCAATCCTTCGCAAAGGCGGGATTCGCTCATGCCGAAAACGAACAGCGATCATATCTGTCGCACTTTTGGAAAACGGCCTATATGCATATCGACGGCGGTTCCGACGATGAAAAAGCCGTCAATTTCAATATCTTTCACTTGCTTCAATCGGTCGGAAAAGACGGGCGTACGAGCATAGCGGCAAAGGGGCTCACCGCCGAGGGATACGAAGGACACTATTTTTGGGATTCCGAAGCATACGTTTCGCCCGTCTTTACGTATATACGTCCCGATATTGCCCGATCGCTTTTCGCGTACCGCGCGTATACGCTTCCGCTCGCAAAAGAAAGGGCTGCGGAGATGTCGCTCAAAGGCGCGCTCTACCCTTGGCGTACGATAAGCGGCCGCGAAACGAGCGCATATTATCCTGCGGGTACGGCACAGTATCACATCGACGCGGACATCGTGTTTGCGCTGCAAAGATACCTCACGGCAGCGGGCTGTCCGAGCGACGATTCCGATCCGCTCACTAAAGACGATATCTGCGCCGTAGCCGTCGAAACCGCCCGCATGTGGATGAGTCTCGGCTCCCGTATTCCCGAAAAGGGCGGCAGATTTTGCATCAACGAAGTGACCGGCCCCGACGAATACAGCGCCTGCGTCGACAATAACGCGTACACGAATTTGATGGCACGGGAAAATCTCCTCATCGGCATTGCGATCGCAAAAAAATACGGCGCCGCTTCGGATGCGGAGATCGCCCAATGGCAAAGCGCCGCAGACAATATGTATATCCCGTTCGACAGCGCGGCAGGAATTTATCCGCAAGACGATTCGTTTATGACAAGGTCGGACTGGGATTTCGAAAATACGCCGAAACAAAACTATCCTCTCCTCCTCCACTATCACCCCCTCGTCATCTATCGTCACCGCGTTTTAAAACAGCCCGATCTCGTACTCGCGCAATTTTTGCTGTCGAACCGTTTCGGCAGGGCGGAAAAAATACGGAACTTTTTGTTTTACGAAAAGTACACTACGGGCGACTCGTCGCTTTCGTGCTGTATACAGTGCATCGCCGCGTGCGAAGCGTTCGATATCCCAAAAGCGCAATCGTATTTCAATCAAACCGTGAGGATGGACATAGCGGATATCAACGGTAACACGAAGGACGGCATACACACCGCCTGCATGGCCGGCAGCTGGATGGCCGTCGTCTACGGATTTGCGGGCTTCCGCGACTACGGCGGAAATTGGAGTTTTAACCCGCAGCTGCCGTCATCGTGGCACGGACTTTCCTTTTCGCTTTGCATCAGGGATACGGTGTTGGAAGTCGGCTTTACAAAAGAATGCGCGTCGTACACGCTCCGTACAAACGGCGCACGGACGGGCGATGCCGGCACACGGGAACGCGATGTGCAGACGGACGGAAATCGGAACGACGCACTGCACGGAACCAAATCGAGCGAACTGAAACTGACGCACCGCAATACGACCTTTACGCTGCACATAGGCGAAACGAAAGAATTCGATCTCCGTCCCGCTCTCAAAGCCGTGCTATTCGACCTCGACGGCGTCATCACCGATACCGCCGAACTCCACTTCCGTGCATGGAAAGCGCTTGCCGAAAAATACTCCCTCACGTTCGATCGCAGTATGAGCGGGAGGATGAGCGGGCGATCCCGTATCGATTCGCTCGACCTTTTGCTTGCGGAAAACAATGTGTCGTGGACGCAGGAACGGAGAGCGGCGGCAGCGGACGAAAAAAACGGCTTCTATGTCGCATCCCTGTCGACGCTTACGCCGAACGATATATTGCCCGGCGTAACGAAACTCATCGATGACCTTAAAAAGCGCGGCATAAAATGCGTACTTGCGTCCGCAAGCAAAAACGCGCCGCTTGTTCTCAAAAAACTCGGCTTGGCAAAATGCTTCGACGCCGTAGTCGATCCGGCAGCAGTGCAAAAAGGGAAGCCGGAACCCGACATCTATATCAAAGCGGCCGAACTTTCCGGCGAATGGTATACGGACTGTATCGGCATCGAAGACGCCCAGTCGGGAATCGATGCGATAAAAAAAGCGGGCATGCAAGCGGTAGGCATCGGAAAAAGTCTCCGCGGCGCCGATATCCTTGTCGGCGATACGACGGAGCTTTCAGCCGACTTTCTTATTTCAAAGCTGTGCTGA
- a CDS encoding 2'-5' RNA ligase family protein, whose protein sequence is MIRQTHFIGVLVPENLLVPLEACRAWMRARFGCKSGQTTPLHITLVPPFYLDENFSERTLFEALAEAASAWGAKRQTLCCAVNGFGAFSSRTIFAHVEPSSQWTALRTLVYDSLLAKCPGTVKRDARTFVPHITVANRDIPPGAIEDALSYFDSLDLHENFDVQSITLFAMRDGTWTERETFAMTELY, encoded by the coding sequence ATGATTCGACAAACGCATTTTATCGGCGTACTCGTTCCCGAAAACCTCCTCGTTCCGCTTGAAGCGTGCCGCGCTTGGATGAGAGCGCGCTTCGGCTGCAAAAGCGGTCAGACTACCCCCCTGCACATAACGCTTGTGCCGCCGTTTTACCTCGACGAAAACTTTTCCGAACGCACTTTGTTCGAAGCGCTCGCCGAAGCGGCATCCGCGTGGGGCGCAAAAAGACAAACGCTTTGCTGCGCGGTAAACGGTTTCGGAGCTTTTTCTTCGCGGACGATCTTTGCACACGTCGAACCGTCAAGCCAATGGACGGCTCTCCGCACTCTCGTCTACGATTCCCTTTTAGCAAAATGCCCGGGAACGGTAAAGCGAGATGCGCGAACTTTTGTACCGCACATCACCGTCGCAAACCGCGACATACCGCCCGGCGCGATCGAAGATGCGCTTTCGTATTTCGATTCGCTCGATCTGCACGAAAATTTCGACGTACAATCGATAACGCTCTTTGCCATGAGAGACGGAACATGGACGGAACGCGAAACATTTGCGATGACGGAATTGTACTAA
- a CDS encoding L-rhamnose isomerase — translation MNTKERYDDAREQYASLGVDTDRVIERLRSIPLSLHCWQGDDVGGFEKAGAVLNGGGIQVTGNYPGKARSIAELRQDIEKVFTLTPGSYRLNLHASYADFSDTKPVDRDALEPAHFKSWLTWAKAKKIPLDFNATIFSHPKANGMTLASKDKGIRDFWIEHTKRCRTIGAYFGKEQDSPCIHNIWIADGMKDIPADRQGYRKILLQSLDDILSQKIPAEYLKDSVESKVFGIGTESYVVGSHEFYMGYAMSRNCLLTIDMGHYHPTENVSDKLSSVLLFVPEILLHLSRGVRWDSDHVIVFNDDMRMMAEEIIRTGKLDKIHIGTDYFDGSINRIGAWVLGSRATEKAFLYALLEPVTQLIKYEDEGNYFARLALNEQLKTMPYGAVWDRYCEVCGVPSDTEICKAVDEYEREVTSKRN, via the coding sequence ATGAATACAAAAGAACGATATGACGATGCACGTGAACAATATGCGTCGCTTGGCGTCGATACCGACCGCGTTATCGAACGGCTTCGCAGCATACCGCTCTCGCTTCATTGCTGGCAAGGCGATGATGTAGGCGGATTTGAAAAAGCGGGCGCGGTACTGAACGGCGGCGGTATTCAAGTAACTGGCAATTACCCCGGCAAAGCCCGTTCCATTGCGGAATTGCGCCAAGATATCGAAAAAGTGTTTACGCTTACGCCGGGCAGTTATCGTTTAAATTTACATGCAAGCTATGCCGATTTTTCCGATACGAAGCCGGTTGATCGGGACGCGCTGGAACCCGCACACTTTAAAAGCTGGCTTACATGGGCTAAGGCAAAAAAAATACCGCTCGATTTTAATGCGACGATTTTTTCACATCCGAAAGCGAACGGCATGACGCTTGCTTCAAAAGATAAGGGTATTCGCGACTTTTGGATAGAGCACACAAAACGCTGCCGTACGATAGGCGCATATTTCGGCAAAGAACAAGACAGCCCCTGTATTCACAATATCTGGATCGCCGACGGCATGAAAGACATACCTGCCGATCGGCAAGGGTATCGAAAAATTCTTTTACAATCGCTCGACGATATACTCTCGCAAAAGATACCGGCGGAATATTTAAAAGATTCCGTAGAATCGAAAGTATTCGGCATCGGAACCGAAAGTTACGTCGTCGGCTCTCATGAATTTTACATGGGCTATGCGATGAGCAGAAACTGCCTGCTTACGATCGATATGGGACACTATCACCCTACGGAAAACGTTTCGGACAAGCTCTCGTCCGTGTTGCTCTTTGTTCCCGAAATACTGCTGCACTTATCAAGGGGCGTCAGATGGGACTCCGATCACGTCATCGTCTTCAACGACGATATGCGAATGATGGCGGAGGAAATAATCCGGACGGGAAAACTCGATAAGATCCACATCGGTACCGATTATTTTGACGGCTCCATCAACAGAATCGGAGCATGGGTACTCGGTTCGCGTGCGACGGAAAAAGCGTTTTTGTATGCACTGCTCGAACCCGTAACACAGCTTATTAAATACGAAGATGAAGGAAATTATTTTGCACGCCTTGCACTCAACGAACAACTGAAAACGATGCCGTACGGCGCCGTTTGGGATCGGTATTGCGAAGTATGCGGTGTTCCTTCCGACACGGAAATATGTAAAGCCGTCGACGAATACGAACGGGAAGTAACTTCCAAACGAAATTGA
- a CDS encoding sugar ABC transporter ATP-binding protein, translating into MSKPLLEIQHISKFFPGVKALQDISFSVDKAEIHALIGENGAGKSTLIKVLSGINKPESGGTIAMNGHRLDNLTPIQSLKEGIVVIYQDFSLFPNLSVMENIALGLCVKKNEKIINWKEMAKIAEQALVQLGVKNIDIRVKISELSVAKQQLVAIACAIVNDAKLLILDEPTSALSSDDVKNLFRIMQSLKAKGISMLFISHKLDELFAVADRFTVLRDGQCIGTYNKDELTNDKLIALMVGRKIEYKIYDKRKCNEPLLEVRSLSKKGNFKDISFTLNKGEIFGLTGLVGAGRTEIVSSLFGLNEPDSGCVLLDGKEINIRHPNEAVKQGIAFVPENRLREGLVLRKTSEDNITVTVLDKLSHRFGLLDMKKKHDLAEHWMKTLEIKPNYLDMEAGKYSGGNKQRIVIAKWLATEPKVLIVDEPTNGIDIGAKAEIHELLYNLAKSGLGIIVISSELPEILSICDRVAVVRHGKIQKILPCEGLTQEYIMNLAF; encoded by the coding sequence ATGAGTAAGCCATTACTTGAAATTCAACATATTTCAAAATTTTTCCCCGGTGTAAAAGCATTGCAGGATATCAGTTTTTCCGTAGATAAAGCCGAAATCCATGCACTGATCGGCGAAAACGGAGCCGGAAAATCGACATTGATAAAAGTGCTTTCGGGTATCAATAAACCCGAAAGCGGCGGGACGATCGCTATGAACGGTCACCGTCTCGATAATCTGACGCCGATACAATCATTGAAAGAAGGTATCGTCGTTATCTATCAGGATTTTTCTCTCTTTCCGAATCTAAGCGTTATGGAAAACATTGCGCTCGGATTATGTGTTAAAAAGAACGAAAAGATTATCAACTGGAAAGAGATGGCAAAGATCGCCGAGCAGGCCCTCGTACAACTCGGCGTAAAAAATATCGATATCCGCGTAAAAATTTCAGAGCTGTCCGTTGCCAAACAGCAGCTCGTCGCAATCGCGTGTGCTATCGTCAATGACGCAAAACTGCTCATTCTCGATGAACCGACAAGCGCTCTTTCTTCCGACGACGTCAAAAATCTGTTTCGCATCATGCAGTCGTTGAAAGCGAAAGGTATTTCGATGTTGTTTATCAGCCATAAGCTGGATGAACTTTTTGCCGTTGCCGATCGCTTTACCGTCTTGCGCGACGGACAATGTATCGGTACGTACAATAAAGACGAACTCACGAACGATAAGCTCATCGCGTTGATGGTCGGACGAAAAATCGAATATAAGATTTACGATAAACGGAAATGCAACGAACCGCTGCTCGAAGTCAGATCGCTTTCAAAGAAAGGAAATTTTAAAGATATTTCGTTTACGCTCAATAAAGGTGAAATATTCGGTCTGACGGGGCTTGTCGGAGCGGGACGTACGGAAATCGTTTCCTCATTATTCGGGCTCAACGAACCGGACAGCGGGTGTGTTCTTCTTGACGGAAAAGAGATAAACATACGGCATCCGAATGAAGCTGTCAAACAGGGCATCGCATTTGTCCCCGAAAACAGACTTCGCGAAGGTCTCGTATTGCGAAAAACATCGGAAGACAATATCACCGTTACCGTGTTGGATAAACTTTCACATCGCTTCGGTCTGCTCGATATGAAAAAAAAGCACGACCTCGCCGAACACTGGATGAAAACGCTCGAAATAAAACCGAATTACCTCGATATGGAAGCGGGAAAATATTCGGGAGGTAACAAACAGCGTATCGTCATTGCAAAATGGCTTGCAACCGAACCGAAAGTGCTTATCGTTGACGAGCCGACAAACGGTATCGACATCGGCGCAAAAGCGGAAATACACGAACTGTTGTACAATCTCGCAAAATCGGGCTTGGGCATCATCGTCATATCTTCGGAACTGCCGGAAATCCTTTCGATTTGCGACAGAGTTGCCGTCGTTCGGCACGGAAAAATTCAAAAGATATTGCCGTGTGAGGGTCTAACACAAGAGTATATTATGAACTTGGCATTTTAG
- a CDS encoding ABC transporter permease has translation MKNNIKTSIRKFFKTSEGTLFIIFLFVFALMSVLSPGKFLSPINMESMAYQIPEFGILALSMMLVIMTGGMNLSLTFSAALGMIIGGLVMSNIYTANHGALLAVTVGIATMLGIAALCGLFNGWIIALFGVTPMIATLGSSTLFEGICLNITHGGAISGFPMTFIAIGNSTFLKIPIPMWIFFIVVVFCWLLLERSKLGKSIEIIGCNPIAARYSGIRVKRVLIKTYLIGGILAGIAAMIMASRYNSAKESYGSSYLLQSVAACVLGGTDINGGSGKVAGTIIAVLILQVISSGLNIFGLNRYLTTVITGLVLIAVLTIHFIISIKKRNVQ, from the coding sequence ATGAAAAACAACATAAAAACATCGATACGTAAATTCTTTAAAACATCCGAAGGAACGCTGTTTATTATTTTTCTGTTTGTCTTTGCGCTCATGTCGGTATTATCGCCGGGAAAATTCTTAAGTCCCATCAATATGGAATCGATGGCGTATCAGATTCCCGAATTCGGCATCCTCGCATTGTCGATGATGCTCGTCATCATGACAGGCGGTATGAATCTTTCGCTGACTTTTTCGGCGGCATTGGGCATGATCATCGGCGGACTCGTTATGTCGAATATATATACGGCAAACCACGGCGCACTGCTCGCCGTTACCGTCGGCATTGCAACTATGTTGGGTATCGCCGCTCTCTGCGGTTTATTCAACGGCTGGATCATCGCGCTTTTCGGCGTCACGCCGATGATCGCGACGCTCGGTTCGTCGACGCTGTTTGAAGGCATCTGTCTCAATATCACGCACGGAGGAGCCATATCGGGTTTTCCGATGACGTTCATCGCGATAGGCAATTCAACGTTTTTAAAAATTCCTATCCCGATGTGGATATTCTTTATCGTTGTCGTATTTTGCTGGCTGTTGCTCGAGCGGAGCAAGCTCGGCAAATCGATAGAGATAATCGGCTGTAATCCGATCGCCGCAAGATATTCGGGCATACGTGTAAAGCGGGTATTGATAAAAACATATCTTATCGGCGGTATCCTTGCCGGCATCGCTGCGATGATAATGGCGAGTCGTTACAACTCCGCAAAAGAATCGTACGGATCGTCGTATTTGCTGCAATCCGTTGCCGCCTGTGTTTTAGGAGGTACCGATATAAACGGCGGTTCGGGAAAAGTTGCGGGGACTATCATAGCGGTTTTAATTTTACAGGTCATTTCGAGCGGTCTGAATATCTTCGGATTGAACCGATATCTAACGACCGTTATCACAGGTCTTGTGCTCATAGCCGTTTTGACGATACACTTTATCATATCGATAAAAAAACGGAACGTGCAATAG
- a CDS encoding BrnT family toxin encodes MTVTKGRFEWDSEKDRINKEKHGLTFEEASEIFKDPNSIEFYDNKNSMIDEDRYIVLGDIGSAIICVVVYVDRREKIRIVSARPAVSKEEIKYYGNIQKTLGRN; translated from the coding sequence ATGACGGTAACCAAGGGTCGATTTGAATGGGATAGTGAAAAAGATCGAATAAATAAAGAAAAACACGGATTGACTTTTGAAGAAGCGTCTGAAATTTTTAAGGATCCGAATTCGATTGAATTTTATGACAATAAGAATTCGATGATAGACGAGGACAGATATATCGTTTTGGGTGATATCGGGAGCGCTATTATTTGTGTTGTCGTTTATGTCGATAGGCGAGAAAAAATACGGATTGTGTCTGCACGGCCGGCCGTATCGAAAGAGGAGATAAAATATTATGGCAATATCCAAAAAACGCTCGGAAGAAATTAA
- a CDS encoding autoinducer 2 ABC transporter substrate-binding protein: MKRILTVLGVLMIGSALFAMGANEQSSSSGGGKKDITIVVMPKLVGIPYFNASEKGAVQAGKDLGITVNYTGPTTADAADQVRMLEDLITKGVDAICVAPNNAQALTPVLMKAKRAGILVLDWDTPADPSVVDYSVHQIDDKQFGEHNWDLLVKYMGTSGDYAILTGGLSAANLNSWLDYGLAYAKTKYPNLRLVTDRVPTDEKQQLAYQKTLDLIKAYPNLKGLVCVSTPAPIGAAQAVQEKGMQNKVAVVGSALPTDSGPYLEDGSLKTATLWDPAKLGYLTVCIAYNALKGQKPTDGMDVPKVGKITVLSDGRTIIMGPPSDFLKENYKNFAF, from the coding sequence ATGAAAAGAATTCTTACAGTGCTTGGAGTTCTCATGATCGGTTCTGCTCTCTTTGCCATGGGTGCAAACGAGCAGTCTTCTTCATCCGGCGGCGGAAAAAAAGACATAACGATCGTCGTTATGCCGAAGCTCGTCGGCATTCCGTACTTCAATGCTTCGGAAAAAGGTGCCGTACAGGCCGGAAAAGATTTGGGTATCACCGTCAATTATACCGGACCTACGACGGCTGATGCTGCGGATCAGGTGAGAATGCTCGAAGATCTGATCACAAAAGGCGTCGATGCGATCTGCGTTGCGCCGAACAACGCTCAGGCATTAACGCCCGTTTTGATGAAAGCGAAACGAGCAGGGATTTTAGTGCTCGACTGGGATACCCCTGCCGACCCGTCGGTAGTCGACTATTCCGTTCATCAGATCGATGACAAACAGTTCGGCGAACACAACTGGGATCTGCTTGTCAAATACATGGGGACGAGCGGCGACTATGCGATTCTCACCGGCGGACTTTCCGCAGCCAATTTGAATTCGTGGCTCGATTACGGACTTGCATACGCAAAGACAAAGTATCCGAATCTCCGCCTGGTAACGGATCGTGTTCCGACCGATGAAAAACAGCAGCTCGCCTATCAAAAAACGCTCGACCTTATCAAAGCCTACCCCAATCTCAAAGGTCTGGTCTGCGTTTCAACACCGGCACCGATCGGCGCTGCGCAGGCGGTACAGGAAAAAGGGATGCAAAATAAAGTCGCCGTCGTCGGAAGCGCACTTCCGACCGACAGCGGCCCGTACCTTGAAGACGGCTCGCTTAAAACCGCAACGCTGTGGGATCCGGCCAAACTCGGTTACCTTACGGTATGCATTGCATACAATGCGCTCAAGGGACAAAAACCGACCGACGGTATGGATGTTCCGAAAGTCGGAAAGATCACCGTTCTTTCGGACGGCAGAACGATCATCATGGGACCGCCGAGCGATTTTTTGAAAGAAAACTATAAGAATTTCGCATTCTAG
- a CDS encoding BrnA antitoxin family protein, which translates to MAISKKRSEEIKKFKNKDFSDCPKLTNAQLKQMKPCHLLDRDLWKPQKKVMSIRIDVDVLENLKKNGKGWQTKLNSFLRTAVSKGLI; encoded by the coding sequence ATGGCAATATCCAAAAAACGCTCGGAAGAAATTAAAAAATTTAAGAATAAGGATTTTTCAGATTGCCCCAAACTGACGAATGCGCAGCTCAAGCAAATGAAGCCCTGCCATCTTTTAGACCGTGATTTATGGAAGCCGCAAAAAAAAGTTATGAGCATCAGGATTGACGTCGATGTGCTGGAAAATTTGAAAAAAAACGGTAAAGGCTGGCAAACGAAATTAAACTCGTTTTTGCGTACAGCCGTTTCGAAAGGGCTTATTTAA
- a CDS encoding ABC transporter permease produces MTVIKRIIKMQEFPILTVLVVLSVIIGIINPTFFSVENFLDLLKSNLVLAIMAMGMLMVMLTGGIDVACSSIVASVTIFAGNSLIHFTSNIFVTAVLSCAFGLALGLINGLLVAKIKIPPIVATLGTMSIIMGINLYITNGNWITGIPQNFINFGDIKFFPITTSDGRIIGLPMQALFLAAVVFLTWFILRKTLVGRGIYAIGGNLEGASRVGFNPTKILLFVYGIEGLFIGLASVVHTSIMRQVDPNAFAGFEMQVIAAVVLGGASTMGGYGSVLGTVIGVALFCVINNGMILMHIPTFWQKIIIGLIIIASVCIDMYQKNKAEKTKVKVDVE; encoded by the coding sequence ATGACAGTGATAAAAAGAATTATTAAAATGCAGGAATTTCCGATCCTTACGGTACTGGTCGTTCTCTCCGTAATAATCGGTATCATAAATCCGACGTTTTTCAGCGTGGAAAATTTTCTTGATTTGCTGAAAAGCAATCTCGTACTTGCGATAATGGCCATGGGGATGCTCATGGTCATGCTTACCGGCGGTATTGATGTTGCCTGTTCTTCGATCGTCGCATCGGTTACGATTTTTGCGGGGAATTCGCTTATCCACTTTACTTCAAATATTTTCGTAACCGCTGTGCTTTCATGTGCCTTCGGACTCGCGCTCGGCCTTATCAACGGACTGCTCGTCGCAAAGATAAAAATTCCGCCGATAGTCGCTACGCTCGGAACGATGAGCATCATAATGGGTATAAATCTCTACATAACGAATGGGAACTGGATTACCGGCATACCGCAAAATTTTATTAACTTCGGCGATATAAAGTTTTTTCCGATTACGACGAGCGACGGACGGATAATCGGTCTTCCGATGCAGGCATTGTTTTTGGCTGCGGTCGTCTTTTTGACATGGTTTATTCTGCGTAAAACTTTGGTGGGCAGAGGTATCTATGCAATCGGCGGAAATCTCGAAGGCGCGTCTCGTGTCGGCTTTAATCCGACAAAAATATTGCTTTTCGTTTACGGCATCGAAGGTCTGTTTATCGGCCTTGCCTCCGTCGTGCATACGTCGATTATGCGGCAAGTGGATCCGAATGCGTTTGCAGGTTTTGAAATGCAAGTGATCGCCGCCGTTGTACTCGGAGGCGCAAGTACGATGGGCGGTTACGGTTCGGTATTGGGAACCGTGATCGGAGTCGCGCTTTTTTGTGTTATAAACAACGGCATGATCCTTATGCATATACCGACGTTTTGGCAAAAAATTATTATCGGCTTAATCATTATCGCATCCGTCTGCATCGATATGTATCAAAAAAACAAAGCTGAAAAAACGAAAGTAAAAGTTGATGTGGAGTGA